One genomic window of uncultured delta proteobacterium includes the following:
- the fliI gene encoding flagellum-specific ATP synthase (Evidence 2a : Function of homologous gene experimentally demonstrated in an other organism; PubMedId : 1482109; Product type e : enzyme) — protein sequence MDPKAVAAMLRQMNPVTTFGKVSKVVGLVAEGGGLKAPLGALCHILPEGSGDAASSGGDGIPVEVVGFRDGKLLFMPYGDLRGIQPGSLIRNSSLPPVFPVGEGLLGKAFDAFGAPMGNGVSFHSAGAMPLYADPPSPLSRPRITDALDVGVRSINSLLTLGKGQRVGIMAGSGVGKSTLMGMMARYTKADVNVIGLVGERGREVVEFMEKDLGPEGMARSVLVIATSDQSPLIRMRAAYAATAVAEYFRDQGKDVLLMMDSVTRFAMAAREVGLAVGEPPTTRGYTPSVFAQLPKLLERAGRSEKGTITGVYTVLVDGDDFNEPVADSVRSILDGHIVLTRDLADQGHFPAIDVLRSISRLRSDICPKDIISAGRTVTGNLATFKRVEDMVNIGAYARGSNPGIDKAIDMVPAINAFLQQDVADGQTLEASYSQLQKLAAS from the coding sequence ATGGACCCCAAAGCGGTAGCGGCGATGCTGCGGCAGATGAACCCGGTGACGACCTTCGGCAAGGTGAGCAAGGTCGTGGGGCTGGTGGCCGAAGGCGGCGGTCTGAAGGCCCCGCTCGGCGCACTGTGCCATATCCTGCCCGAAGGCTCGGGGGATGCGGCTTCTTCCGGCGGTGACGGCATTCCGGTGGAAGTGGTGGGGTTCCGCGACGGAAAATTGTTGTTCATGCCGTACGGCGACTTGCGGGGCATCCAGCCCGGCAGCCTTATCCGCAACTCCAGCCTGCCGCCCGTGTTTCCCGTGGGCGAGGGTCTTTTGGGCAAAGCGTTCGACGCGTTCGGCGCTCCCATGGGCAACGGCGTTTCGTTTCATTCCGCGGGAGCCATGCCGCTGTATGCGGATCCTCCGTCTCCGCTCTCCCGCCCGCGCATAACCGACGCCCTGGACGTGGGGGTGCGGTCCATCAACAGCTTGCTGACCCTGGGCAAAGGGCAGCGCGTGGGCATCATGGCCGGGTCCGGCGTGGGAAAATCGACGCTCATGGGCATGATGGCCCGGTACACCAAGGCGGACGTCAACGTTATCGGGCTTGTCGGCGAGCGCGGCCGCGAAGTCGTGGAGTTCATGGAAAAGGATTTGGGGCCGGAAGGCATGGCCCGCTCGGTGCTGGTTATCGCGACCTCCGACCAGTCGCCGCTTATCCGGATGCGGGCAGCCTATGCCGCGACGGCTGTTGCCGAGTATTTCCGGGACCAGGGCAAGGACGTGCTCCTGATGATGGACTCCGTGACCCGGTTTGCCATGGCCGCGCGCGAAGTGGGCCTCGCCGTCGGGGAGCCGCCCACCACGCGGGGATACACTCCCTCCGTATTCGCGCAGCTGCCGAAACTGCTGGAACGGGCGGGACGGAGCGAGAAAGGCACCATAACCGGCGTTTACACGGTTCTTGTGGACGGCGACGACTTCAATGAGCCGGTGGCGGACTCCGTGCGGTCCATCCTGGACGGGCATATCGTGCTGACCCGCGATCTGGCGGACCAGGGGCATTTCCCGGCCATCGACGTGTTGCGGTCCATCAGCCGTCTGCGTTCCGATATCTGCCCGAAAGACATCATCAGCGCGGGGCGCACGGTCACGGGAAACCTCGCCACCTTCAAACGGGTGGAAGACATGGTAAACATCGGCGCATACGCGCGGGGTTCCAACCCGGGCATCGACAAGGCCATTGACATGGTTCCCGCCATCAACGCGTTTTTGCAGCAGGACGTAGCCGACGGGCAGACGCTGGAAGCCAGCTACAGCCAATTGCAAAAACTGGCCGCCTCCTGA